The following coding sequences lie in one Changpingibacter yushuensis genomic window:
- a CDS encoding phosphoketolase family protein yields the protein MTVASDRAPYELTSEVLESIKHPTPSEIASMDAWWRADNYLTIGQIYLQSNPLNPASLTFDDIKPRLLGHWGTSPGLAFLYTHVSDLIKKSNQDCVFITGPGHGGPALVGASYLEQSYTQIYPDITEDTAGLTRLFRQFSAPGGIPSHVSVTTPGSIHEGGELGYALVHAFGAVFDNPDLLAVAVVGDGEAETGPLEGSWKGISFLNPERDGAVLPVLHLNGAKIAGPTVLGRKDPEEVRNIFRGHGYEPIEINVGLDESDTDFHERFAEVLGDAYARIREIQSEARAHAGEPVEHNGKRPVWPMIIFRSPKGWTGPHEVDGIVVEGTWRAHQVPLSGVKGDAAHLDILKQWLESYRPSELFDQNGHPTEIVLAANPEGSKRMSMIPAVNAGVDEPLRIRDLHEYEVSVPAPGTLKEESTRTIGKIMRDIYVDNPDNFRLFCPDETNSNRLGAVFEASDRCSMERTTDLDVSISRDGRVMEVLSEHNCHGWLEGYVLTGRHGLFASYEAFGLISASQTVQHGKWLEEAGKLEWRKSIPSLNILLSSTCWRNDHNGFSHQGPGLIENVLSLRGDVARVLLPPDANSLAVVARDCFSSTDRVNLIVQDKQPQFQYMSMEEAEVHVEKGFGIWDWCSNEGPDNKVDVILGCAGDVVTMEVVAAAQILREKLPDLKFRVVNVVNLTTLARPKDNVCGMSDIDFSELFTDSRDVVFAFHGYPGAIHKLVHGRPDADRFHVRGFVEEGTTTTPFDMVVRNKADRYHLVMDAINNSKHKPRGSADLKRWCQAKLDRHEEYKVANLQDMPEIADWVFGAPLD from the coding sequence ATGACTGTTGCTTCAGACCGAGCCCCCTATGAGCTGACGTCCGAGGTTCTGGAATCAATCAAGCATCCCACCCCATCTGAGATCGCATCTATGGATGCATGGTGGCGGGCAGACAACTACCTCACAATTGGCCAGATTTATCTCCAGTCAAATCCGCTTAATCCGGCGAGCCTGACGTTTGACGACATCAAACCACGCCTGCTAGGACACTGGGGAACCTCGCCCGGCCTTGCTTTCCTATACACACACGTCTCCGACCTCATTAAGAAGTCCAACCAAGACTGCGTGTTCATTACGGGTCCGGGCCACGGCGGTCCCGCATTGGTCGGTGCCTCTTACTTGGAGCAGTCCTACACTCAGATCTATCCGGACATCACGGAGGACACCGCAGGTCTGACCCGGCTCTTCCGTCAGTTCTCAGCCCCTGGCGGCATCCCATCCCACGTCTCAGTGACCACTCCGGGATCCATCCATGAGGGCGGCGAACTAGGCTATGCGTTGGTTCACGCATTCGGAGCTGTGTTTGACAATCCGGACCTGTTGGCGGTCGCCGTCGTCGGCGATGGTGAAGCTGAAACGGGACCGCTTGAAGGTTCGTGGAAGGGCATCTCATTCCTCAATCCTGAACGCGACGGCGCTGTACTGCCGGTGCTGCACCTGAACGGCGCAAAGATTGCTGGGCCTACGGTTCTTGGGCGCAAAGATCCGGAAGAAGTCCGTAACATCTTCCGCGGTCACGGCTACGAGCCCATTGAGATCAACGTGGGCCTAGACGAATCGGACACCGATTTCCACGAGCGTTTCGCCGAAGTACTGGGCGATGCCTATGCGCGGATCCGTGAGATTCAGAGCGAGGCGCGCGCACATGCCGGTGAGCCTGTGGAGCACAACGGTAAGCGCCCGGTGTGGCCAATGATTATCTTCCGCTCTCCCAAGGGTTGGACCGGCCCGCACGAGGTGGATGGAATCGTAGTTGAAGGCACGTGGCGTGCCCATCAGGTTCCACTTTCTGGAGTTAAGGGCGATGCCGCTCACTTGGATATTCTCAAGCAGTGGTTGGAGTCCTACCGGCCCAGCGAACTCTTTGACCAGAACGGCCATCCCACCGAAATCGTTTTGGCCGCTAACCCTGAGGGCAGCAAGAGAATGTCGATGATTCCTGCGGTCAACGCGGGTGTGGACGAACCTCTCAGGATCCGGGATCTTCACGAGTATGAGGTTTCAGTTCCGGCACCAGGAACGCTCAAGGAGGAATCCACTCGCACGATCGGCAAGATCATGCGTGACATCTATGTGGACAATCCTGATAACTTCCGGCTCTTCTGCCCAGATGAGACCAACTCAAACCGGCTGGGTGCAGTGTTTGAAGCCTCTGACCGTTGTTCGATGGAACGCACTACGGATCTAGATGTTTCGATCTCGCGCGACGGCCGGGTCATGGAGGTGCTCTCCGAGCACAACTGCCACGGCTGGCTTGAGGGATATGTATTGACGGGGCGTCATGGCCTGTTTGCATCTTATGAGGCGTTCGGACTGATCTCTGCTTCTCAGACCGTGCAGCACGGCAAGTGGCTTGAGGAAGCTGGCAAGCTCGAATGGCGCAAGTCGATTCCGAGCCTGAACATTCTGCTTTCATCAACATGTTGGCGCAACGATCACAACGGTTTCTCTCACCAAGGCCCTGGGCTCATTGAGAACGTGTTGTCTTTGCGTGGGGATGTGGCACGGGTGCTGCTCCCACCGGATGCCAACTCGCTTGCGGTAGTGGCGCGTGACTGCTTCAGTTCCACGGATCGGGTGAACCTGATTGTTCAAGACAAGCAGCCACAGTTCCAGTACATGAGCATGGAGGAAGCCGAAGTCCACGTTGAGAAGGGATTCGGTATTTGGGATTGGTGCTCCAATGAGGGACCGGATAACAAGGTTGATGTGATCTTGGGATGCGCCGGTGACGTGGTGACAATGGAAGTTGTAGCCGCCGCTCAGATCCTTCGTGAGAAGCTTCCAGACCTCAAGTTCCGCGTGGTCAACGTCGTGAACCTGACTACTTTGGCTCGTCCAAAGGACAATGTTTGCGGCATGAGTGATATCGATTTCTCCGAGCTCTTCACTGATTCTCGGGACGTCGTGTTCGCCTTCCATGGTTACCCGGGGGCTATTCATAAGCTCGTGCACGGGCGCCCGGATGCGGATCGATTCCATGTGCGTGGGTTCGTTGAAGAGGGTACGACGACGACGCCGTTCGACATGGTCGTTCGTAACAAGGCCGATCGCTACCACTTGGTCATGGACGCCATTAACAACTCCAAGCACAAGCCGCGTGGCTCAGCAGACCTCAAGCGTTGGTGCCAGGCGAAGTTGGATCGCCACGAAGAATACAAGGTAGCCAACCTGCAAGATATGCCCGAGATCGCTGACTGGGTATTCGGCGCTCCTCTGGATTGA
- a CDS encoding NAD(P)-binding protein → MTKGTMFAVDLEPGSSLNNHTGTWRTETPRYRTLTPPCEHGCASEEPVREWLSALQLGTDQGAHDAWNLMVSVNPLPATMGRICYASCESACNRTQLGGSISIREIEGILGEHALREGWALPAPRPSTQRNVAVIGSGPCGISAMYQLHQAGHNVTLFESQNKLGGTLSRSISENRLPQWILHGEINRIVSAGVTVRMHNTIRHISNVMDQFDGFIWATGASMCMAIVDGETIWRQPVHIGGRQRRTSTLSIGRGRAAALALTSYLASTSTPVRAHEPMAAQEPVPAPTQGTSNTTEQTPSLLPLPSLSHTVDEPAILAQFDLLNHWYYEPAENQLLPNTPPRSGLTPAEFIDGQIPRDLVREALRCMSCGSCFECDNCYAVCPDNAIVKVPGGYVINEDYCKGCGICVEECPSGAIELIALQR, encoded by the coding sequence GTGACAAAGGGAACCATGTTTGCTGTGGATTTGGAGCCTGGCAGTTCACTCAACAACCACACCGGGACGTGGCGCACGGAGACTCCCCGCTACCGCACGCTCACTCCCCCGTGCGAGCACGGTTGCGCTTCGGAGGAACCGGTGCGCGAATGGCTCTCCGCTCTGCAACTGGGCACCGATCAGGGCGCTCATGACGCGTGGAACCTCATGGTCTCAGTGAATCCGCTGCCTGCCACAATGGGCAGGATCTGCTATGCCTCCTGCGAATCGGCATGCAACCGCACGCAATTGGGCGGTTCCATTTCGATCCGGGAGATCGAGGGCATTCTGGGCGAACACGCACTTCGGGAGGGTTGGGCACTTCCGGCCCCTCGCCCGTCAACCCAGCGCAATGTGGCGGTCATCGGCTCCGGCCCCTGCGGCATCTCCGCCATGTACCAGCTACATCAAGCAGGCCACAACGTCACTCTCTTTGAATCCCAGAACAAGTTGGGCGGCACACTCAGCAGGTCAATCAGCGAGAATCGCCTGCCGCAGTGGATACTGCATGGCGAAATCAATCGCATTGTTTCAGCCGGTGTCACTGTTCGCATGCACAACACAATCCGCCACATCAGCAACGTCATGGACCAGTTTGATGGGTTCATCTGGGCTACCGGAGCCTCTATGTGCATGGCCATCGTGGACGGCGAAACCATCTGGCGCCAGCCCGTTCACATCGGCGGGCGGCAACGGCGAACATCAACGCTTTCGATCGGGCGGGGACGTGCCGCCGCGCTCGCACTCACCTCGTATCTCGCATCCACGTCCACACCCGTGCGCGCCCACGAGCCTATGGCTGCGCAGGAACCTGTACCCGCACCCACGCAAGGAACCAGCAACACGACGGAGCAAACCCCATCGTTACTACCCTTACCAAGCCTCTCCCACACAGTTGACGAACCGGCCATCCTTGCCCAATTTGATCTGCTGAATCACTGGTACTACGAACCTGCGGAAAACCAGCTTCTTCCCAATACCCCACCACGCAGTGGTCTAACGCCAGCCGAGTTCATAGACGGCCAGATTCCCCGGGATCTCGTGAGAGAAGCTCTGCGATGTATGAGCTGCGGCTCCTGCTTCGAATGCGATAACTGCTACGCAGTCTGCCCTGACAACGCGATTGTGAAAGTCCCCGGCGGATACGTTATCAATGAGGACTACTGCAAGGGATGCGGAATCTGCGTGGAAGAATGCCCAAGCGGTGCAATTGAACTCATTGCGCTGCAACGGTAG
- a CDS encoding AMP-binding enzyme — translation MKGFERLASSGTVHWRARWLKHSLSGSAGQRLCACIVSRDGKIVTVSELCDHFVSRNFAKFKIPEKVVMLQEMPRTSSDKVSKRELRNRFAAGVPAGYEVSTAV, via the coding sequence TTGAAGGGGTTCGAGCGTCTTGCATCGTCAGGCACTGTTCATTGGCGCGCACGGTGGCTGAAGCATTCCCTCAGCGGGAGTGCGGGGCAGCGGCTGTGCGCGTGCATAGTCAGCAGAGACGGCAAGATCGTGACGGTTTCCGAGCTATGCGACCACTTCGTTTCTCGCAACTTCGCAAAGTTCAAGATCCCTGAGAAGGTGGTCATGTTGCAGGAAATGCCGAGGACTAGTTCGGACAAGGTCTCCAAGAGGGAGCTGCGCAACCGCTTTGCTGCCGGAGTTCCAGCAGGTTACGAGGTAAGCACTGCGGTGTGA
- a CDS encoding electron transfer flavoprotein subunit beta/FixA family protein: MTVVVAYKYAANPQDASVGADGVVDWSRAKAAVSEYDPVAVQLARTVAGDSEVVGISVGTAAIASSMAKKSAMSKGLDRGVVVADDATQGWNATQTAAALAGLVGRIDGADLLVTGDSSIDDGARMMSALTAGFLGWPCFQEVTAVEKTADGYALTQAITGGTRTISVTGPVVVAATSDAVPVKVPSMKEILAAGKKPVEVVSVEDVAPVEIGVTVTGRSKPAPKARKNQVFTGESAVADLVAALRTNGIL, translated from the coding sequence ATGACCGTAGTGGTCGCGTACAAGTACGCAGCAAATCCGCAGGATGCATCCGTCGGTGCTGATGGAGTGGTGGATTGGTCCAGAGCTAAGGCAGCAGTCAGTGAGTACGATCCCGTTGCTGTCCAGCTCGCCCGCACAGTTGCAGGCGATTCAGAAGTTGTGGGCATTAGCGTTGGAACAGCCGCTATTGCCAGCTCAATGGCCAAGAAGAGTGCGATGTCCAAGGGGCTTGATCGCGGCGTCGTCGTCGCTGATGATGCCACCCAAGGCTGGAACGCAACTCAGACTGCCGCGGCCCTCGCAGGGCTTGTGGGCCGGATCGATGGCGCAGACTTGTTGGTCACAGGCGATTCTTCGATCGACGACGGCGCACGGATGATGTCTGCGCTAACGGCGGGCTTCCTAGGCTGGCCGTGCTTCCAAGAGGTGACGGCAGTTGAGAAGACGGCCGATGGCTACGCGTTGACGCAAGCCATCACCGGTGGAACGCGGACCATTTCGGTTACTGGACCAGTAGTGGTTGCGGCCACTTCTGACGCAGTCCCGGTCAAGGTGCCTTCGATGAAGGAGATTCTGGCAGCAGGAAAGAAGCCAGTAGAGGTTGTGAGCGTTGAGGATGTTGCGCCCGTTGAAATCGGCGTGACAGTCACCGGGCGGAGCAAACCTGCCCCAAAGGCTCGCAAGAATCAGGTCTTCACAGGAGAATCTGCGGTTGCGGATCTCGTAGCCGCACTCCGTACTAACGGCATTCTCTGA
- a CDS encoding DUF2975 domain-containing protein, with the protein MDKVVVAGLRALLIGLGLGCILGQAVIIPVMASDLAREFPEVAFLQVPYTLVAVLIILCIEIAFVAVWRLLTMVAQEQIFAERAIPWVNTIVWAALVSTVLSVGCCMHLLFLINAGGPGVLLLMVAALIGGLAFSLIMVVMRGLLVTATRMRSELDEVI; encoded by the coding sequence ATGGACAAAGTAGTGGTTGCTGGGCTTCGAGCCCTGCTTATTGGACTCGGGCTAGGATGCATACTCGGCCAAGCGGTGATTATTCCGGTCATGGCATCGGACCTCGCGCGGGAGTTCCCGGAAGTCGCCTTCCTTCAAGTGCCATACACACTGGTGGCTGTGCTCATCATCCTGTGCATCGAAATAGCATTTGTGGCCGTATGGCGGCTCCTGACGATGGTGGCGCAGGAGCAGATTTTCGCGGAACGCGCGATCCCTTGGGTGAACACGATCGTATGGGCCGCCCTCGTTTCAACGGTTCTTAGTGTGGGATGCTGCATGCATCTGCTGTTCCTGATCAACGCAGGTGGCCCTGGAGTATTGCTGCTCATGGTGGCAGCCCTGATCGGCGGTCTCGCTTTCTCGCTCATCATGGTTGTGATGCGAGGCCTGTTGGTCACTGCAACGCGGATGCGATCCGAACTTGATGAGGTGATCTGA
- a CDS encoding helix-turn-helix domain-containing protein encodes MPIIVDVDVELAKHKISVGDFARAIGLTPANVAVLKNGRAKAIRFSTLDAICRVLECQPGDILRWVSEEH; translated from the coding sequence ATGCCTATCATCGTGGACGTTGATGTTGAACTTGCCAAGCACAAGATCTCCGTAGGGGACTTCGCACGCGCCATCGGGTTGACCCCGGCCAATGTTGCGGTGCTGAAGAACGGCCGGGCGAAGGCGATCAGGTTCAGTACGCTCGATGCGATCTGCCGGGTGTTGGAGTGCCAACCGGGGGACATCCTGAGGTGGGTTTCCGAAGAGCACTGA
- a CDS encoding electron transfer flavoprotein subunit alpha/FixB family protein → MTNTWIIAVDPAVSTLVELGRTIGGTVTAVVVGNAVVKGVDALVRIPLAEGTPAEAASPAVAAAVAAEPGDVVLAGNKPAERVLAGAVAALKKLPVLYGLKKAGAGTAELSRFGGIAVETCAFESAVVAVIDGGVEPEGEAPNELTGPAQFQAATVTSVDKREVAQVNLTAAKRIVAAGRGFKAKEDLQLAEDLAATLEAEVACSRPLAEGSEWMPRDRYVGISGQQVSPELYVALGISGQIQHTAGMQDSKTVVVINNDEKAPIFAGADYAVVGDLYEVLPALTQALK, encoded by the coding sequence ATGACTAACACATGGATTATCGCAGTTGACCCGGCAGTCTCCACGCTCGTGGAACTGGGGCGCACCATCGGTGGAACCGTCACAGCAGTCGTGGTGGGAAACGCCGTCGTCAAGGGAGTGGATGCGCTTGTGCGCATACCGCTGGCGGAAGGTACTCCGGCCGAAGCCGCGTCCCCGGCTGTGGCCGCAGCCGTGGCCGCTGAGCCGGGCGATGTTGTGCTGGCAGGTAACAAGCCCGCCGAACGCGTCTTGGCAGGTGCTGTTGCGGCGCTCAAGAAGCTGCCCGTTCTCTACGGTCTGAAGAAGGCTGGCGCAGGCACTGCAGAATTGTCACGCTTTGGCGGAATTGCAGTTGAGACCTGCGCGTTCGAATCCGCAGTAGTCGCGGTGATTGACGGCGGCGTGGAGCCGGAGGGTGAGGCGCCGAACGAACTAACTGGTCCTGCTCAGTTCCAAGCAGCCACGGTCACAAGCGTCGACAAGCGGGAAGTGGCACAGGTCAACCTCACTGCTGCAAAGCGAATTGTTGCCGCAGGGCGCGGATTCAAGGCAAAGGAGGATCTGCAACTCGCAGAGGATCTGGCGGCAACGCTTGAAGCCGAAGTGGCGTGCTCCCGCCCGCTTGCCGAGGGCAGCGAATGGATGCCTCGCGATCGGTACGTGGGTATCTCTGGCCAGCAGGTCAGCCCAGAACTGTACGTTGCACTCGGCATTTCGGGTCAAATCCAGCACACGGCAGGCATGCAAGATTCCAAGACTGTAGTTGTGATCAATAATGACGAGAAAGCACCAATCTTTGCGGGTGCGGACTACGCGGTGGTCGGAGACCTCTATGAAGTTCTGCCTGCCCTCACCCAAGCACTGAAGTAG
- a CDS encoding FAD-dependent oxidoreductase, with amino-acid sequence MAEEQDYDFDVIVVGGGIAGNVCAYLLANEGHEVLLIERGIEPGSKNLSGGVFYCQVMQQIYPNFLDEAPVERHISRNTLSFLNESSAVNVDYWDKRLTEPVNAVTVLRAKFDPWLSEQCEEAGVTVMPGVKVDELIREGDRFVGVRAGEDELRAKVVVAADGVNSFLARYAGLRAQEPTANLAVGVKSVIQLSESQVRDRFNLSGNEGAAYAVVGDCTEGVAGGGFMYTNKDSVSIGIVANLEDLEAKGKSSSDLHDHFLSHPFIKPFIEGGELLEYGCHLIAEGGQKMQHGLVHNGLVLVGDAAGFTLNTGFTVRGMDLAAGSARAAATAINAALKAGDFSKSALQEYVSEYEASFVGQDMATYANAPAFLENQEMYGAVGELLADVLHGVYNLDTTARKHLLPTAIGAFKKSRLKLTRLAKIGIQAVRAL; translated from the coding sequence GTGGCCGAGGAACAAGATTACGACTTCGACGTCATCGTAGTTGGTGGCGGCATTGCAGGAAACGTGTGTGCGTACCTCCTCGCGAATGAGGGGCATGAGGTCCTGCTCATTGAACGTGGAATCGAACCGGGTTCGAAGAACCTTTCGGGTGGAGTGTTCTACTGCCAAGTCATGCAGCAGATCTACCCGAATTTCTTGGATGAAGCTCCGGTGGAGCGCCACATTTCACGCAATACATTGAGCTTCCTCAACGAGTCATCTGCCGTGAATGTGGACTACTGGGACAAGCGCCTGACCGAACCGGTCAACGCCGTCACGGTATTGCGTGCCAAGTTTGACCCATGGCTTTCCGAACAGTGCGAAGAAGCCGGCGTCACAGTCATGCCGGGAGTCAAGGTCGACGAACTGATTCGTGAAGGCGATAGGTTCGTAGGCGTCCGGGCCGGTGAGGACGAGCTTCGCGCCAAGGTAGTTGTGGCTGCTGACGGCGTCAACTCCTTCCTAGCCCGTTACGCAGGGCTTCGCGCCCAAGAGCCGACCGCAAACCTCGCTGTGGGAGTCAAGTCAGTTATTCAGCTTTCAGAAAGCCAGGTCCGTGACCGCTTCAACTTGAGCGGTAACGAGGGTGCGGCGTACGCCGTCGTCGGCGATTGCACTGAAGGCGTAGCTGGCGGTGGCTTCATGTACACAAACAAGGATTCGGTTTCGATCGGAATTGTGGCCAACCTTGAGGATCTGGAAGCCAAAGGTAAGTCTTCTTCAGACCTTCACGATCATTTCCTCTCACACCCGTTCATCAAGCCGTTTATTGAAGGTGGGGAACTGCTCGAATACGGTTGCCACCTCATTGCGGAGGGCGGTCAAAAGATGCAACACGGCTTGGTTCACAACGGCCTCGTGTTGGTTGGCGACGCCGCAGGGTTCACACTCAACACCGGATTTACGGTGCGTGGGATGGATTTGGCTGCAGGTTCCGCACGAGCCGCCGCCACGGCAATTAATGCTGCATTGAAGGCTGGCGACTTCTCAAAGAGCGCTCTGCAGGAGTATGTGAGCGAGTATGAGGCAAGCTTTGTTGGCCAGGACATGGCCACATATGCCAATGCCCCAGCTTTCCTTGAAAACCAAGAGATGTATGGAGCAGTAGGGGAGTTACTGGCCGACGTACTTCACGGTGTCTACAACCTAGACACCACTGCGCGCAAGCATCTACTGCCAACCGCGATTGGCGCATTTAAGAAGTCGAGGCTGAAGCTGACAAGGTTGGCGAAGATCGGCATCCAAGCAGTGAGGGCTTTGTGA
- a CDS encoding ArsR/SmtB family transcription factor, producing the protein MSTQISNARVDVTSVGDEPADGQTTADGVTAAAAQGVARVPLRSTQSHVAAMARLGTALSETVRVATLLELRSGRMCSSDLAEAVGVTRQVMSNHLSALKESGLVVGSRQERQMYYELASPHLSHALEELLTATLAIEPGCCDGVHRHRDGVFACSCMGGITGEACDE; encoded by the coding sequence GTGAGTACACAGATTAGCAACGCCCGCGTGGACGTGACGAGCGTGGGCGATGAGCCTGCGGATGGGCAAACTACCGCGGACGGCGTGACGGCTGCGGCCGCACAAGGAGTTGCGCGCGTGCCGCTCAGGAGCACACAAAGCCACGTCGCGGCGATGGCACGGCTCGGAACTGCGCTTTCCGAGACGGTGCGGGTGGCCACTCTGCTAGAGCTTCGCAGTGGCCGCATGTGTTCGTCGGATCTTGCTGAGGCTGTTGGTGTCACACGGCAGGTCATGAGTAACCATCTGAGTGCACTCAAGGAGTCGGGACTGGTTGTTGGTTCCCGGCAGGAGCGCCAGATGTACTACGAGTTGGCATCTCCCCACCTGTCTCACGCGCTTGAGGAACTCCTGACGGCAACGCTAGCCATCGAACCCGGTTGCTGCGACGGAGTGCATCGCCATCGTGATGGAGTGTTTGCTTGCTCGTGCATGGGTGGGATAACGGGGGAGGCCTGCGATGAGTGA
- a CDS encoding TetR/AcrR family transcriptional regulator, whose amino-acid sequence MTTSASARNSRRAPEITRREIIDAATEEFADKGPLGGRIDVIASKTNTSKRMIYYYFESKAGLYREVLEEAYEKIRRREIDLRPETLEPEAALRILTRATLQHFERNIEAVKIIAYENLQYNAATIAATPELATINEKTLVILEDILSRGRASGVFRDDPHAPDATDVHQVLSAMALNRIEHRASFSLLFDRDMLGASETDHNRDMIEDAVLRFVMKEPRLLP is encoded by the coding sequence GTGACCACATCCGCTTCCGCACGCAACTCGCGCCGTGCACCGGAAATCACTCGCCGTGAGATTATTGATGCAGCAACAGAAGAGTTTGCGGACAAGGGACCTCTTGGCGGGCGAATCGACGTCATTGCCTCCAAGACGAACACATCCAAGCGCATGATCTACTACTACTTCGAGTCCAAGGCAGGCCTGTACAGGGAAGTCCTTGAAGAAGCATATGAGAAGATCCGGCGCCGGGAGATTGACCTGCGCCCGGAGACCCTTGAACCAGAGGCGGCACTCCGCATCCTGACACGTGCCACGTTGCAGCACTTTGAGCGCAACATCGAGGCCGTCAAGATTATTGCTTATGAGAATCTCCAGTACAACGCTGCGACTATTGCCGCTACCCCCGAACTGGCCACCATCAATGAGAAGACCTTGGTCATCCTCGAAGATATCCTCAGCCGAGGCCGGGCTTCTGGTGTGTTCCGCGATGATCCCCACGCGCCCGACGCCACCGATGTCCACCAGGTGCTCTCAGCCATGGCACTTAATCGAATCGAGCACCGCGCCAGCTTCTCACTGCTCTTTGACCGCGACATGCTCGGCGCAAGCGAAACGGACCATAACCGTGACATGATCGAAGACGCCGTGCTGCGCTTTGTTATGAAGGAACCTCGACTCCTCCCGTAA
- a CDS encoding ferredoxin family protein: protein MSEFFEGSVTERLAGNVYEVDEGNSHIEINQEIARATGTGKLLVKVCPAHVYSEEADGTISIEYAACLECGTCLAVAAPGALKWHYPAGSMGVVFREG from the coding sequence ATGAGTGAGTTCTTTGAAGGATCTGTGACCGAACGTCTGGCTGGCAATGTGTACGAGGTCGATGAGGGAAACTCCCACATCGAGATCAATCAAGAGATTGCTCGAGCCACCGGCACTGGAAAGCTTCTGGTGAAGGTGTGCCCGGCGCACGTCTACTCCGAAGAAGCCGATGGCACCATCTCCATTGAGTATGCAGCCTGCCTTGAGTGTGGAACGTGCTTGGCGGTAGCTGCGCCAGGTGCCCTGAAATGGCATTATCCCGCCGGTTCCATGGGGGTGGTCTTCCGCGAGGGCTGA
- a CDS encoding cation diffusion facilitator family transporter, translating to MSDPIETPLSEPEGPCSPASGGNRSDHHRTDAHSHSHSHSHASSSRSRLAAALAVTFVILIAEFVGAMISGSLALAADAGHMLVDSSGLVVALIAAHLMTKPRTDRYTWGLARAEVIAAAVQAGMLLVICVVVAWQGVTRLGNPPDIETGLMLVIGVIGLIANVVSLVILSGGRRSSLNMKAAFLEVANDALGSVAVIIAAVVAYATGWTGADAIASLFIAALMAPRALKLLRTALAVLMEQTPTELDLDEVRRHMLGLTNVVDVHDLHVSTINTGTHALTAHVCTQAGLSDSERATLLHALEDCASEHFPISLTHTTFQFDTAAHERHERLNH from the coding sequence ATGAGTGATCCGATTGAGACTCCGCTCTCAGAACCCGAGGGGCCGTGCTCCCCGGCGAGTGGGGGTAACCGAAGTGACCATCACAGAACTGACGCCCATTCGCATTCTCATTCCCATTCCCATGCATCAAGTTCTCGGTCTAGGCTGGCAGCTGCACTCGCGGTGACTTTCGTGATTCTGATTGCGGAGTTCGTTGGCGCGATGATCTCAGGATCGCTTGCCCTTGCGGCCGATGCCGGCCATATGCTTGTCGATTCGTCTGGGCTGGTGGTGGCCCTTATTGCAGCGCATCTCATGACTAAGCCGCGCACCGATCGCTACACGTGGGGACTAGCGCGTGCCGAGGTGATTGCGGCTGCGGTGCAAGCGGGAATGTTGCTTGTCATCTGCGTGGTTGTGGCATGGCAAGGCGTGACACGGCTTGGAAATCCTCCGGACATTGAGACGGGCCTGATGCTGGTCATTGGTGTGATCGGTCTGATTGCCAACGTGGTCTCGCTCGTTATCCTTTCGGGTGGCCGCCGCTCGTCGCTCAATATGAAGGCGGCGTTCCTGGAAGTTGCGAATGATGCCCTAGGCTCCGTGGCGGTCATAATTGCGGCGGTTGTCGCATATGCAACGGGGTGGACTGGAGCTGACGCCATAGCGTCGCTCTTCATTGCCGCACTCATGGCGCCACGCGCCCTAAAACTCCTGCGCACAGCGCTCGCCGTACTGATGGAACAGACGCCTACCGAACTTGATCTGGATGAGGTGCGCAGGCACATGCTAGGACTCACCAATGTTGTTGATGTCCATGATCTACATGTCTCGACCATCAATACGGGTACGCATGCACTAACGGCGCATGTGTGCACGCAAGCCGGACTCTCCGATTCTGAAAGGGCTACGCTTCTACACGCCCTAGAAGACTGCGCTTCCGAGCACTTCCCCATCTCCCTCACGCACACAACCTTCCAGTTTGACACCGCAGCGCATGAGCGGCATGAGCGACTAAACCACTGA